From Rubripirellula reticaptiva, the proteins below share one genomic window:
- a CDS encoding response regulator — protein sequence MIADDVRRSRETIGKWLRECGFECRLAQNGRLAWEMIKEQPPELLVTDLEMPELCGLELLEKIRQADDESIRKLPVLVMTSLHDGQTLKIIQKLGGDGLLQKPLDKQATFSVIRDIVSARYSLQQTMHPGDEKCIKDRGVISPTLRRLLNKVAENEQ from the coding sequence GTGATTGCTGACGACGTTCGTCGTTCTCGCGAGACTATTGGAAAGTGGCTGCGTGAGTGCGGGTTCGAATGCCGGTTGGCGCAGAATGGTAGGCTCGCGTGGGAAATGATTAAAGAACAACCACCTGAGCTTCTGGTCACTGACCTTGAGATGCCGGAATTGTGCGGACTCGAACTGCTGGAAAAAATTCGCCAGGCCGACGATGAGAGTATCCGCAAATTGCCCGTTTTAGTGATGACCAGCCTTCACGACGGCCAGACACTAAAAATCATCCAGAAGCTAGGCGGAGATGGTTTGTTGCAGAAACCGCTCGACAAGCAAGCCACATTTTCGGTGATTCGCGACATCGTATCAGCGCGCTACAGTCTTCAACAAACTATGCATCCTGGTGATGAAAAATGTATCAAAGACAGGGGAGTAATCTCACCGACGCTTCGCCGCTTGCTAAATAAGGTTGCTGAGAACGAGCAATGA
- a CDS encoding baeRF3 domain-containing protein produces the protein MSITAHDLTPSRLKQGDLKQLAETTANPCVSILMRTHRSGAATQQDAIRFKNLLGEARQKLKEAGNDCSILALVESLTTNSDFWQYQVEGLALFLTSENCRLIKLQRSVDEHVSVSDSFFLLPLVSQQNAGDSYFVLALTWDEAKLFRSAGDVLKLVETQSLPAKYHDLVLPRDPEENLQNTSHRSVGNNGGPSKAMFHGHGEGEGKIQADRDRYLSLVGDEVSEAIYNTGTALVVVATAEVAGHFEAATGLTADVKIEGSPSRWSDDEMRNRVNEAVAEQINAGGIDYAERFGTALAQSKGSKDIEEIVTAAKLGRVESVMVCCSNADLDQVNVIVGETLRQGGDVFSCEAEHMPDDAAVAAIFRY, from the coding sequence ATGTCCATCACTGCCCACGACCTAACACCAAGCCGCCTCAAACAAGGTGACCTAAAACAACTCGCCGAGACAACAGCGAATCCGTGCGTTTCGATTCTCATGCGAACGCACCGTTCCGGCGCCGCAACTCAGCAAGATGCGATTCGCTTCAAAAATCTCTTGGGTGAGGCAAGGCAGAAACTAAAGGAAGCCGGAAACGATTGCTCGATCCTGGCTCTCGTTGAGTCGTTAACGACCAACTCGGATTTCTGGCAGTATCAAGTCGAAGGACTAGCCCTGTTTCTAACGTCCGAGAATTGTCGTCTCATCAAATTGCAGAGATCAGTCGACGAACACGTCAGCGTCAGCGACTCGTTTTTCCTGCTACCGCTCGTTAGTCAGCAAAATGCTGGCGACAGCTATTTCGTGTTGGCGTTGACATGGGACGAAGCAAAGTTGTTCCGTTCCGCCGGCGATGTGTTGAAACTGGTCGAAACACAATCTCTGCCGGCCAAGTATCACGATCTCGTCTTGCCTCGCGACCCTGAAGAGAACTTGCAGAACACGAGTCACCGTAGTGTTGGCAACAACGGAGGCCCTTCGAAGGCGATGTTTCACGGCCATGGCGAAGGCGAAGGCAAGATCCAAGCAGATCGTGATCGATATCTATCGCTCGTCGGCGATGAAGTTTCCGAAGCGATCTACAACACCGGCACAGCGTTGGTGGTTGTTGCAACGGCCGAAGTCGCCGGACATTTTGAAGCGGCAACGGGCTTGACCGCCGATGTGAAAATCGAGGGTAGCCCTTCTCGGTGGAGCGACGACGAGATGCGAAATCGAGTCAACGAAGCGGTCGCCGAGCAGATTAACGCGGGTGGCATCGATTACGCCGAGCGATTCGGGACGGCGCTCGCACAATCCAAAGGCTCAAAGGACATCGAAGAAATCGTCACCGCTGCGAAACTCGGACGTGTTGAGTCAGTGATGGTCTGCTGCAGCAACGCTGACTTGGACCAAGTTAACGTGATCGTCGGCGAGACGCTGCGTCAAGGTGGAGACGTATTCAGTTGTGAAGCGGAGCACATGCCCGACGATGCAGCAGTCGCAGCAATCTTCCGCTACTAA
- a CDS encoding DUF2254 domain-containing protein has translation MKALFITWVSHVRESYWFVPSLMAIGAIVLSFVTTGIDSHFGAGWLEKISWLYANKPDGARAVLSTVAGSMITVAGVTFSMTILSISYTTSQVGPRLLNNFMRDTGNQVTLGVFISTFLYCLMVLRTVRNGGGGGGTGEMAAFVPHIAIIVGILMAIASVGVLIYFIHHIPESIHISNIVAGIGRDLNRRIDHQFPSRVGEPNEKKSLQQVESGLPASFYESAKAIKSEHSGYVEFADTDGLMRIAVENDLTIRMRFRAGDFITPGNVLMLASPKSNVSDEVANQMLATFVSGAQRTAKQNLRFVFNQLIEVAMRALSPGVNDPFTATNCMDWMRSALENLAERELPDAYRYDDDQNLRLVAEPEQFADFVSLVFDRLRPYVSADRNASIHMMEMIAKVSLSASNEAYRRLLVRQAGALRRECKQVLNDRRGIELLSDRHRSIIWLLRDPEYRRQVLDTGNWIGGRA, from the coding sequence ATGAAAGCTCTCTTCATCACGTGGGTCTCCCATGTTCGCGAAAGTTACTGGTTTGTTCCGTCACTGATGGCGATTGGTGCCATCGTGCTTTCGTTCGTGACGACAGGAATTGACAGTCACTTCGGCGCGGGCTGGTTAGAGAAGATCAGTTGGCTTTACGCGAACAAACCCGATGGTGCTCGCGCTGTTCTATCGACGGTCGCTGGCTCGATGATCACGGTTGCAGGCGTCACGTTCTCGATGACGATTCTGTCGATTTCGTACACCACATCACAAGTTGGGCCGCGATTGCTCAACAACTTCATGCGCGATACCGGCAACCAGGTCACACTGGGTGTCTTTATTTCGACGTTCCTGTATTGCTTGATGGTTTTGCGAACCGTTCGTAACGGGGGAGGTGGCGGAGGCACGGGAGAAATGGCTGCTTTTGTTCCTCACATCGCGATCATCGTCGGGATTTTGATGGCAATCGCGAGTGTTGGAGTGTTGATCTATTTCATTCACCATATTCCAGAGAGCATCCATATTTCCAACATTGTCGCGGGAATTGGAAGAGATTTGAATCGACGGATTGATCATCAGTTTCCGTCCAGAGTCGGTGAGCCGAACGAAAAGAAGTCGCTGCAACAGGTCGAGTCAGGCCTGCCTGCTTCGTTCTACGAATCTGCGAAAGCAATCAAATCCGAGCACTCTGGTTACGTTGAATTCGCCGACACCGATGGCTTGATGCGGATTGCCGTCGAGAACGATTTGACGATACGGATGCGGTTTCGCGCGGGCGACTTTATCACGCCGGGGAACGTTCTGATGTTGGCTTCACCAAAGTCCAATGTCAGCGATGAAGTTGCTAACCAAATGCTCGCCACGTTCGTATCAGGAGCACAGCGAACTGCGAAGCAGAACTTGCGATTCGTTTTCAATCAACTGATTGAAGTCGCCATGCGAGCTTTATCTCCTGGCGTGAACGACCCATTCACTGCGACCAACTGCATGGATTGGATGCGATCAGCGTTGGAAAATCTCGCCGAGCGAGAATTGCCGGATGCGTACCGATACGATGACGATCAAAACCTTCGACTCGTTGCTGAGCCGGAACAGTTTGCTGATTTCGTATCACTTGTCTTCGATCGACTTCGCCCTTATGTGTCGGCTGATCGGAACGCGTCGATTCATATGATGGAGATGATTGCCAAGGTGTCGTTATCCGCTTCGAATGAAGCTTACCGACGATTGTTAGTCAGGCAAGCTGGTGCGTTAAGGCGGGAGTGTAAGCAGGTACTCAACGACCGACGTGGTATCGAGCTGCTATCTGATCGGCATCGTTCGATCATCTGGCTGTTACGCGATCCCGAGTATCGCAGGCAAGTGTTGGATACGGGGAACTGGATCGGTGGAAGAGCGTAA
- a CDS encoding YihY/virulence factor BrkB family protein, which produces MSNSYLSHAPMDFLKQSFSEFSKDRCTTLAAALAYYTAFALPPLLYLLLTVLTFGLSVAYESDSAKEKAQAVLEKQATEMLGNDAAAKGVTTILEHNRESGGTWWKALLSFAGIIVAATGVVGALQDSLNRVWQVKPDPKASGFFIILYKRVMSLAMILGLGFLLLVSIVVSSVLSSAGKQLGEAVGISNGVAGTINYLVQAAVVFIVFAAIFRFMPDAKVKLRDVIVGAAITTALFLTGRFAMQVYFSYSEPGAQLGAAAASLAVILVWVYYSAIIVLLGAEATQVYAVRYGHGIQPEDNAVRVVEEVRRTEIG; this is translated from the coding sequence GTGTCAAACTCCTACCTGTCTCACGCGCCGATGGATTTCCTCAAGCAATCCTTTTCTGAATTCTCCAAAGATCGCTGTACGACGCTTGCCGCGGCACTTGCATATTACACCGCGTTCGCCTTGCCGCCGTTATTGTACTTGCTGTTGACGGTGCTGACGTTTGGATTGTCGGTGGCTTATGAAAGCGACAGCGCGAAGGAGAAGGCGCAAGCGGTCTTGGAAAAGCAAGCGACCGAGATGCTCGGTAACGACGCCGCTGCAAAAGGAGTCACAACGATCTTGGAACACAATCGTGAGTCCGGTGGTACTTGGTGGAAGGCGTTGCTGAGTTTCGCAGGGATCATTGTCGCAGCAACCGGAGTCGTCGGCGCTCTGCAGGATTCATTGAATCGAGTTTGGCAGGTAAAACCCGATCCGAAAGCATCGGGATTTTTTATAATTCTTTACAAGCGGGTGATGTCGCTTGCGATGATTTTAGGTCTTGGTTTCTTGCTGCTTGTTTCGATCGTGGTTTCTTCAGTTCTGTCTAGTGCCGGAAAGCAACTCGGTGAAGCCGTCGGTATCAGTAACGGGGTTGCGGGCACGATCAACTACTTGGTTCAGGCGGCGGTGGTTTTCATCGTTTTTGCAGCGATCTTCAGGTTCATGCCAGATGCCAAGGTCAAGTTGCGAGATGTAATCGTGGGGGCAGCGATCACGACCGCTTTGTTCCTCACAGGGCGATTTGCCATGCAAGTCTATTTTTCGTACAGCGAACCAGGGGCGCAATTGGGTGCCGCTGCGGCTTCCTTAGCGGTGATTCTGGTTTGGGTGTACTACTCTGCGATAATCGTGCTGCTCGGTGCTGAGGCGACTCAGGTTTATGCGGTTCGTTATGGCCATGGAATTCAGCCGGAAGACAACGCAGTTCGGGTTGTTGAAGAGGTCCGCCGTACAGAAATTGGCTGA
- a CDS encoding phosphatase PAP2 family protein, whose translation MKTASKRFFQQRYLQLVRFLRGREPTVLLGLLVVVLVAWGFIELTDEVIEGSTDSFDRWAVRSLRDANDLANPIGPTWLEEAGRDLTALGGIAVMLIAIASTAGFLAINRAYRTMAVLLVSTLSGIGASLLMKSLFARPRPDFVPHLSHVYTSSFPSGHSMMAAVVYLTLAVLISPILRHFWLRFYVIAVAVGLTVLVGISRVYMGVHYPTDVLAGWSAGLVWAITCWLIAKGVNPKRESM comes from the coding sequence ATGAAAACTGCAAGTAAACGATTCTTTCAGCAGCGGTACCTTCAGCTAGTCCGGTTTCTCCGTGGACGCGAACCGACAGTTCTCCTGGGGTTATTGGTCGTTGTGCTGGTGGCCTGGGGGTTTATCGAGTTGACGGATGAAGTGATTGAAGGAAGCACTGACTCGTTCGATCGCTGGGCGGTGCGGAGTTTGCGGGATGCAAATGACCTTGCGAATCCAATCGGACCGACTTGGTTGGAGGAGGCAGGACGAGATTTAACGGCTCTTGGTGGCATAGCGGTCATGTTGATCGCAATTGCATCAACAGCCGGTTTTTTGGCTATCAATCGAGCGTACCGAACAATGGCTGTGCTGCTGGTTTCCACGCTTAGCGGGATAGGAGCAAGTTTGTTGATGAAGTCACTATTCGCTCGACCTCGCCCCGACTTCGTACCGCATCTTTCGCATGTTTATACGAGTAGCTTTCCGAGTGGACATTCGATGATGGCGGCAGTTGTTTATCTAACGCTGGCGGTACTGATCTCGCCGATACTGAGACATTTCTGGTTGCGGTTCTACGTGATCGCGGTGGCGGTCGGATTGACCGTGCTGGTCGGAATTAGCCGCGTCTACATGGGCGTTCACTATCCGACCGATGTGTTGGCCGGTTGGTCAGCCGGTTTGGTTTGGGCGATCACGTGCTGGTTGATAGCGAAGGGTGTCAATCCGAAGCGGGAAAGCATGTAG
- a CDS encoding SDR family NAD(P)-dependent oxidoreductase has product MPTTLVTGASSGIGWELAKRFAKGGDGLVLVARSEDKLYELADQVRQKHGVNAIVIPKDLARPDAIDERCRQLRERSIQVDTLVNNAGQGRVRRLCQQQGHRHSQLEEPSDDDIDKLSATLRNPKIGRQAAWGLTAHGRLKLQACRLFP; this is encoded by the coding sequence ATGCCTACCACACTCGTTACAGGAGCCTCGTCCGGTATCGGCTGGGAACTCGCGAAACGGTTTGCCAAGGGTGGCGACGGTTTGGTGCTTGTTGCACGAAGCGAAGACAAACTCTATGAATTGGCCGACCAAGTTCGACAGAAACACGGCGTCAATGCAATCGTCATTCCAAAAGATCTCGCCAGGCCCGACGCAATAGATGAGCGATGTCGCCAACTGCGCGAACGATCCATCCAAGTCGACACACTCGTCAACAACGCGGGCCAAGGCCGGGTACGAAGGCTATGTCAACAACAGGGACATCGTCATTCCCAGCTGGAAGAACCGTCTGATGATGACATCGACAAGCTTTCTGCCACGCTTCGCAACCCGAAAATTGGTCGCCAAGCTGCATGGGGTCTGACCGCACACGGTCGGCTCAAGCTGCAAGCCTGTCGACTGTTTCCATAA
- a CDS encoding NAD-dependent succinate-semialdehyde dehydrogenase → MTITSINPATNEKLQQFEPQTKDAVIEAIGTAHEAYKDWRKTTFSHRKNCLLKFAKLLRADADEFARTITLDMGKRISESQYEIEYCANIAEFYANGAEQFLADQKVEVEDANAYIHYEPLGVLMGVMPWNFPFYQVVRFAAPNIMAGNTVMVKHASNVPQCAKAIEELFTECGLPKGVYTNLFIPSEFVEAIVSDQRVQGVSLTGSEPAGAAVAALAGKNLKRSVLELGGNDPFIVLEDADLDHTIEQAVKGRTVNAGQSCVASKRFIVVEAVAESFIAGFKQQMSELKMGDPMDEGTTLAPLSSEEAAVDLLEKVQSSINAGAVVLLGGDRPDREGAYFNPTILSGVTPDNPIFDQELFGPVATIYIVKDEAAAIKLANQSSYGLGGSVFTADTERGRRVAEKVETGMMFVNRPTKSQAELPFGGIKKSGYGRELSHLGILEFVNKKLIHLGTSH, encoded by the coding sequence ATGACAATCACCAGCATCAATCCCGCTACGAACGAAAAACTGCAACAATTCGAGCCCCAAACAAAAGACGCGGTCATCGAAGCGATTGGCACAGCTCACGAAGCCTACAAAGACTGGCGCAAGACGACTTTCTCGCACCGAAAAAATTGTCTGCTAAAGTTCGCAAAACTTCTCAGAGCGGATGCCGATGAGTTCGCTCGAACGATCACGCTCGACATGGGCAAACGCATCTCCGAAAGCCAGTACGAAATCGAATATTGTGCGAATATTGCGGAATTCTATGCGAACGGTGCCGAGCAGTTTCTTGCCGATCAAAAGGTAGAAGTTGAAGATGCGAACGCCTACATCCACTATGAACCACTCGGAGTTTTGATGGGTGTCATGCCCTGGAACTTTCCGTTCTATCAAGTCGTACGTTTCGCCGCTCCGAACATTATGGCTGGCAACACAGTGATGGTGAAACACGCCAGCAATGTACCGCAATGTGCAAAAGCCATCGAGGAACTGTTCACCGAATGCGGCCTACCTAAAGGCGTCTACACAAACCTATTTATCCCATCCGAGTTCGTTGAAGCGATCGTATCAGACCAACGTGTTCAAGGCGTCTCGCTGACGGGAAGCGAGCCGGCCGGAGCAGCCGTCGCGGCGCTCGCCGGAAAGAATCTGAAACGGAGTGTCCTTGAACTCGGTGGCAACGATCCGTTTATTGTCCTCGAAGATGCCGACCTGGATCACACGATCGAGCAAGCCGTCAAAGGCCGTACGGTCAACGCCGGTCAGTCGTGTGTTGCATCGAAACGATTCATCGTCGTCGAAGCTGTTGCAGAATCCTTCATCGCGGGATTCAAACAGCAAATGTCGGAATTGAAAATGGGCGATCCGATGGACGAGGGAACAACGCTCGCACCACTTTCATCCGAGGAAGCCGCCGTGGATTTACTCGAGAAGGTGCAATCTTCCATCAACGCCGGTGCAGTCGTGTTGCTTGGCGGGGATCGGCCGGATCGCGAAGGTGCTTATTTCAACCCCACGATCTTATCAGGCGTGACCCCAGACAACCCAATCTTTGATCAAGAACTATTCGGTCCTGTCGCGACGATTTACATCGTCAAAGACGAAGCCGCTGCGATCAAATTGGCCAATCAATCGTCCTACGGTCTCGGCGGTAGCGTCTTCACCGCCGACACTGAACGAGGCCGCCGCGTTGCCGAAAAAGTCGAAACCGGGATGATGTTCGTCAACCGACCAACAAAGTCCCAAGCCGAACTACCATTCGGAGGCATTAAAAAATCCGGCTATGGACGGGAACTATCCCACCTAGGAATCCTTGAATTCGTTAATAAGAAACTGATCCACCTTGGCACCTCGCATTAA
- a CDS encoding NADP-dependent oxidoreductase, producing MTTKLSNATVSRQIVLASRPEGVPQEINFKATTTEIAPITDGEFLVKNEWMSVDPYMRGRMKEGESYVPAFKIDRPLEGGCIGKIVETRNNDFNEGDYVLGNLGWRDYWKSSGDGITVVDPNVAPVQTYLGALGMTGMTAWVGLNKIAKLQSGSTVFVSAASGAVGSIVCQLAKAKNCRVIGSAGKAEKIKWLKDKTGIDAVINYKRTDGLTAALKQHAPDGVDVYFDNVGSDHLAAALDVMNDFGVCVECGMIATYNATDPPAAPRNLFKIIAKRIRMEGFIVRDHMDAQDEFVREMASLIESKQVVWEETITEGLENAPAAFIGLFEGDNLGKQLVRIS from the coding sequence ATGACTACCAAATTATCAAATGCCACCGTTTCTAGGCAAATCGTTCTCGCGTCACGACCTGAAGGCGTACCGCAGGAAATCAACTTCAAGGCGACCACAACCGAAATCGCGCCGATCACCGACGGAGAGTTTCTTGTCAAGAACGAATGGATGTCTGTCGACCCATACATGCGTGGTCGAATGAAAGAAGGTGAGAGTTACGTTCCCGCCTTCAAAATCGACCGGCCGCTCGAAGGTGGCTGCATCGGGAAGATCGTCGAAACGAGAAACAATGATTTTAACGAAGGCGATTACGTACTAGGTAATTTAGGCTGGCGGGACTATTGGAAGTCGAGCGGTGACGGCATTACGGTAGTTGATCCGAACGTCGCACCCGTGCAAACCTATCTCGGCGCTCTTGGCATGACAGGCATGACCGCTTGGGTCGGCCTTAATAAAATCGCCAAACTGCAATCTGGCAGTACCGTCTTCGTCTCCGCAGCATCGGGCGCTGTTGGTTCAATCGTCTGCCAACTTGCCAAGGCCAAAAATTGCCGCGTCATCGGCAGCGCCGGCAAAGCCGAAAAAATCAAGTGGCTGAAAGACAAAACTGGCATCGACGCAGTCATCAATTACAAAAGAACTGATGGCCTCACCGCAGCACTCAAGCAGCATGCTCCAGACGGCGTTGATGTTTACTTCGACAATGTCGGCAGCGATCACCTCGCAGCCGCCCTCGACGTGATGAATGACTTCGGAGTCTGCGTTGAATGCGGCATGATCGCAACCTACAACGCTACCGATCCGCCTGCAGCACCACGAAACCTTTTTAAGATTATTGCCAAACGAATTCGTATGGAAGGATTTATCGTCCGCGACCACATGGATGCCCAAGATGAATTCGTTCGAGAAATGGCATCGCTGATCGAATCCAAGCAGGTTGTCTGGGAGGAAACGATTACCGAAGGTCTAGAGAACGCCCCCGCAGCGTTCATCGGACTATTCGAAGGCGACAACCTAGGCAAACAGTTGGTCCGTATCAGTTGA
- a CDS encoding DNA alkylation repair protein, whose translation MSMTKAEVLALLKNNRDERGTTYWQRQASTLKSYGIGLTVLRKLAKQIGRDHKLARQLWKSDCYDAKVIALLIDDPKQITRKQVEEQVDQLADGMLLHVFASCGSTVAKAPFAFQIADDWMSSDDSVRRRCGYSLLYELSKKNPKGMDDEYLMKRIEKIVDSIVGEEMWVREAMATALMGIGKRNRKLNITAIRAAKKIGPIDVDYGNDNTCEPLDVLKHLTSDTMKKRFAT comes from the coding sequence ATGAGCATGACGAAGGCTGAGGTTCTGGCGCTGTTAAAGAATAACCGTGACGAGCGGGGCACCACCTATTGGCAACGGCAGGCTTCGACTTTGAAGAGCTATGGGATCGGTTTGACGGTACTGCGAAAGCTAGCCAAGCAGATCGGCCGAGACCACAAGTTGGCTCGGCAGCTTTGGAAGAGTGATTGCTACGACGCCAAAGTGATTGCGTTATTGATCGACGATCCCAAGCAAATCACTCGCAAACAAGTTGAAGAGCAGGTAGATCAGCTAGCCGACGGTATGTTATTGCATGTCTTCGCTTCTTGCGGTTCGACGGTTGCCAAGGCTCCGTTTGCTTTTCAGATTGCCGATGATTGGATGAGCAGCGACGATTCTGTTCGCCGGCGTTGTGGCTACTCGTTGCTGTACGAATTGTCCAAAAAGAACCCCAAGGGAATGGACGACGAGTACCTAATGAAGCGGATCGAAAAGATCGTCGATTCGATTGTTGGCGAAGAGATGTGGGTTCGCGAAGCAATGGCGACGGCGTTGATGGGGATCGGTAAGCGAAATAGAAAGCTAAACATCACTGCCATCCGAGCCGCCAAAAAGATTGGTCCGATCGACGTCGATTATGGCAATGATAATACCTGTGAACCGCTCGACGTGTTGAAGCACCTGACGAGCGACACGATGAAAAAGAGGTTTGCAACGTGA